A stretch of Microbacterium sp. 4R-513 DNA encodes these proteins:
- a CDS encoding AMP-binding protein, whose translation MFRSPYPDVDIPDVSVYDYLFGSLTDEESTRVALIDPATGAETTYGALRAQVNAFAGALAARGAGTHTVVGLLCPNVPAFATVFHGILRAGSTVTTINSLYTAGEIEKQLKDAGATWLVTVSPLLPQASTAAEAVGIPHERVIVLDGAHGHPNLRELLTEQQAAPEVSFDPATHVAVLPYSSGTTGVPKGVMLSHRNLVANVQQCRTNIDLRGTDRVLAVLPFFHIYGMTVLLNLALRQRASLVTMPRFDLVEFLTNIQKYSCTYLYIAPPIAVALAKHPVVDQFDISSVHTVFSGAAPLDGETAELAGARIHARMMQGYGMSELSPVSHAMPHDRHDIPVSSVGAMLPNEECKLIDTETGEEITEIEDGGTTRPGELWVKGPNVMLGYLNNPQATAETVDADGFLHTGDIAVYHEGGYFSIVDRVKELIKYKGYQIAPAELEALLLSHPKVMDAAVIGVHDDDKQEIPKAFVVAAPDSGLTEDEVMSFVAENVAPHKKVRRVEFIEAIPKSTSGKILRKDLRARELSNA comes from the coding sequence GTGTTCCGCAGCCCGTACCCAGATGTCGACATCCCGGACGTCAGCGTCTACGACTACCTCTTCGGCTCGCTCACCGACGAGGAGTCGACCCGCGTCGCGCTCATCGACCCCGCCACCGGCGCGGAGACGACATACGGCGCACTTCGTGCACAGGTGAACGCCTTCGCCGGCGCACTCGCCGCGCGGGGCGCGGGCACACACACGGTCGTAGGCCTCCTCTGCCCGAACGTGCCGGCGTTCGCGACGGTCTTCCACGGCATCCTGCGGGCGGGTTCCACGGTCACGACGATCAACTCCCTCTACACCGCGGGCGAGATCGAGAAGCAGCTGAAGGATGCCGGGGCCACCTGGCTCGTCACAGTGTCACCGCTGCTCCCCCAGGCGTCCACGGCGGCCGAGGCCGTCGGCATCCCGCACGAGCGCGTGATCGTCCTCGACGGCGCCCACGGCCATCCGAACCTGCGCGAGCTGCTCACGGAGCAGCAGGCTGCGCCCGAGGTGTCGTTCGACCCCGCGACGCATGTCGCCGTGCTCCCCTATTCGTCGGGCACGACGGGCGTCCCGAAGGGCGTCATGCTGAGCCACCGCAACCTCGTCGCGAACGTGCAGCAGTGCCGCACGAACATCGACCTGCGGGGCACCGACCGTGTGCTGGCCGTGCTGCCGTTCTTCCACATCTACGGGATGACGGTGCTGCTCAACCTCGCGCTTCGTCAGCGCGCGAGTCTCGTCACGATGCCGCGGTTCGACCTCGTCGAGTTCCTCACGAACATCCAGAAGTACTCCTGCACCTACCTCTACATCGCTCCGCCGATCGCCGTCGCACTGGCGAAGCACCCCGTCGTCGACCAGTTCGACATCTCGAGCGTCCACACCGTCTTCTCCGGCGCCGCGCCACTCGACGGCGAGACGGCCGAGCTCGCGGGCGCGCGCATCCACGCGCGCATGATGCAGGGCTACGGCATGAGCGAGCTCAGCCCCGTCTCGCACGCGATGCCGCACGACCGCCACGACATCCCGGTGAGCTCGGTGGGCGCGATGCTGCCCAACGAGGAGTGCAAGCTCATCGACACCGAGACGGGCGAGGAGATCACCGAGATCGAGGACGGCGGGACGACCCGCCCCGGCGAGCTCTGGGTCAAGGGACCGAACGTCATGCTCGGCTACCTCAACAACCCGCAAGCGACCGCCGAGACCGTCGACGCCGATGGGTTCCTCCACACCGGCGACATCGCGGTGTACCACGAGGGTGGCTACTTCTCGATCGTCGACCGCGTCAAGGAGCTCATCAAGTACAAGGGCTACCAGATCGCGCCGGCTGAGCTCGAGGCTCTGCTGCTCTCGCACCCGAAGGTCATGGATGCCGCGGTCATCGGCGTGCACGACGACGACAAGCAGGAGATCCCGAAGGCGTTCGTCGTGGCCGCTCCGGACTCGGGACTCACCGAGGACGAGGTCATGTCCTTCGTCGCCGAAAACGTCGCGCCGCACAAGAAGGTCCGGCGCGTCGAGTTCATCGAGGCGATCCCCAAGTCGACGTCCGGCAAGATCCTCCGCAAGGACCTGCGCGCCCGCGAGCTGTCGAACGCCTGA
- a CDS encoding Glu/Leu/Phe/Val dehydrogenase family protein — translation MSHTLPLPDFTHERVEVITGRRSGLFIAVALHSSVLGSALGGARLWTYDHWKDALGDALRLSAAMTLKNAAAGLDAGGGKSVIRLEPGMTLDAERRRAAFLDLGDAVESLHGLYRTAEDVGSTTEDMLTVSERTEHVVGLPDAVGGSGEPAGPTSLGVYESLRATLERVTGAADVDGRAITIAGLGQVGSRLAVRLAAEGARLTVTDVNPAKRDLALELGARWAEPGTEHLVPADVFVPAGIGGVLTDDVIDCLDAKAVCGPANNPLASHEGADHLARRGILYAPDFVVNAGGVIYLDLEAKKLGTRSEIMDRVAAIGDTVRRIFDEAENRGVTPLEAAEGLAAERLAAGARHGEHALA, via the coding sequence ATGTCGCACACCCTGCCCCTGCCCGACTTCACGCACGAACGCGTGGAGGTGATCACCGGACGGCGCAGCGGACTGTTCATCGCCGTCGCGCTCCACTCCTCCGTGCTCGGCTCCGCGCTGGGCGGCGCCCGCCTGTGGACGTACGACCACTGGAAGGACGCCCTGGGCGACGCCCTCCGCCTCTCGGCCGCCATGACGCTCAAGAACGCCGCCGCGGGCCTCGACGCGGGCGGCGGCAAGTCGGTCATCCGCCTGGAGCCCGGCATGACGCTCGACGCCGAGCGCCGTCGCGCGGCGTTCCTCGACCTGGGCGACGCCGTCGAGTCCCTGCACGGCCTGTACCGCACGGCGGAGGACGTCGGATCGACGACCGAGGACATGCTCACGGTCAGCGAGCGCACCGAGCACGTCGTGGGCCTCCCCGACGCCGTCGGCGGCTCGGGCGAGCCCGCCGGCCCGACGAGCCTCGGCGTCTACGAGTCGCTGCGCGCCACCCTCGAGCGCGTGACTGGAGCGGCCGACGTCGACGGCCGCGCGATCACCATCGCCGGTCTCGGCCAGGTCGGCAGCCGCCTCGCGGTCCGGCTCGCCGCCGAGGGAGCCCGCCTGACGGTGACCGACGTCAACCCCGCGAAGCGCGACCTCGCCCTCGAACTGGGCGCGAGGTGGGCCGAGCCCGGCACCGAGCACCTCGTGCCCGCCGACGTCTTCGTGCCCGCCGGCATCGGCGGCGTGCTCACCGACGACGTCATCGACTGCCTCGACGCGAAGGCCGTCTGCGGCCCCGCGAACAACCCTCTCGCCTCGCACGAGGGCGCCGACCACCTCGCCCGCCGGGGCATCCTGTACGCCCCCGACTTCGTCGTCAACGCCGGCGGCGTCATCTACCTCGACCTCGAGGCGAAGAAGCTCGGCACCCGCTCCGAGATCATGGACCGCGTCGCCGCGATCGGCGACACCGTGCGCCGGATCTTCGACGAGGCCGAGAACCGCGGCGTGACGCCTCTCGAGGCTGCCGAGGGGCTCGCCGCCGAGCGCCTCGCGGCCGGCGCGCGCCACGGCGAGCACGCCCTCGCCTGA
- a CDS encoding class I SAM-dependent methyltransferase, protein MAEKYTHGHHESVLRSHERRTVANSAAYLVPHLRPGLRVLDVGAGPGTITIDLAERVAPGAVVGMDAAADVVDKAAALAAERGVGNVSFEVGDAYALAADDGAYDIVHAHQVLQHLARPVDALREFRRVLAPDGVVAVRDVDYEGVIWYPLLPGLAEWHEIYLQVHRIVSGEPAAGRRLKAWAREAGFAQVESSASLWLFESPEAREWWGGSWADRALHSSFAEHAVTHGITDRAGLERIAAAWREWAAADDGWFFMPHGEVLARG, encoded by the coding sequence ATGGCGGAGAAGTACACGCACGGCCATCACGAGAGCGTCCTTCGCTCGCACGAACGGCGGACGGTGGCCAACTCGGCCGCCTACCTCGTACCGCACCTGCGGCCCGGGCTTCGGGTGCTCGACGTCGGTGCGGGACCGGGCACCATCACGATCGATCTCGCCGAGCGGGTCGCGCCGGGCGCGGTCGTGGGGATGGATGCCGCCGCCGACGTCGTCGACAAGGCCGCGGCGCTCGCCGCCGAACGGGGCGTCGGCAACGTCTCCTTCGAGGTGGGCGACGCCTACGCCCTGGCCGCGGATGACGGCGCCTACGACATCGTCCACGCACATCAGGTGCTGCAGCACCTCGCCCGCCCGGTCGACGCATTGCGCGAGTTCCGCCGAGTGCTGGCGCCCGACGGCGTCGTCGCGGTTCGGGACGTCGACTACGAGGGTGTCATCTGGTACCCGCTTCTCCCCGGACTCGCCGAATGGCACGAGATCTACCTCCAGGTGCACCGCATCGTCTCGGGCGAGCCGGCGGCGGGCCGGCGCCTGAAGGCGTGGGCGCGCGAGGCGGGCTTCGCGCAGGTCGAGTCGTCGGCGTCGCTGTGGCTCTTCGAGTCGCCCGAGGCGCGCGAGTGGTGGGGCGGATCGTGGGCCGACCGCGCTCTGCACTCGTCGTTCGCCGAGCACGCCGTTACGCACGGCATCACCGACCGCGCGGGTCTGGAGCGCATCGCCGCGGCGTGGCGCGAGTGGGCCGCGGCGGACGACGGCTGGTTCTTCATGCCCCACGGGGAGGTTCTCGCGCGGGGCTGA
- a CDS encoding YbaK/EbsC family protein yields the protein MTAHLPARSRLVHDSLRAAGITGDIVVLPDAASTAPLAAAALGVEVGAIANSLVFWSDGEPLLVMTSGAHRVDTHALAERLGREKIQRATPEQVREATGQAIGGVAPTGHPSPLTTIVDEELANYPEIWAAGGTPHTVFPMTYEELLRLTGGTVAKVD from the coding sequence GTGACCGCGCACCTGCCCGCCCGAAGCCGCCTCGTCCACGACTCGCTCCGCGCCGCCGGGATCACGGGCGACATCGTCGTGCTTCCGGATGCCGCGTCCACGGCGCCGCTCGCGGCGGCGGCCCTCGGCGTCGAGGTAGGCGCGATCGCCAACAGCCTCGTGTTCTGGTCGGACGGCGAGCCCCTGCTCGTCATGACGAGCGGCGCGCACCGCGTCGACACGCACGCCCTCGCCGAGCGGCTCGGCCGCGAGAAGATCCAGCGCGCGACGCCCGAGCAGGTGCGCGAGGCGACGGGCCAGGCGATCGGCGGCGTCGCACCCACGGGGCATCCGTCGCCGCTCACGACGATCGTGGACGAAGAGCTCGCGAACTATCCGGAGATCTGGGCCGCCGGCGGCACGCCGCACACCGTCTTCCCGATGACCTACGAGGAGCTCTTGAGGCTCACCGGCGGGACGGTCGCGAAGGTCGACTGA
- a CDS encoding metallophosphoesterase, translated as MRALLALIGALLLIVTVGWGASPRASAADAPDCASFDADLYQVVKPTTEASLVTLSTVETGLAAQLYGFTGDEGVLAKVADSAGTGLTPVWRLYRAGDFVWAAEGADLDAIVAASYAKQFVAFYASTTDAGCLEPISQLAHNGKHRLAAPADRDALVAAGWTVDRVAFYAAVGTAAPDDGDTRFSIAVVPDTQNEITSSDTRFANRVSWLVSNQQRLDLRFMAQVGDLTNWGSVDPAQFTRASTELKPLEEAMPWSGAIGNHDTAAVCPGGSACPGANANLAVRDTTAYNAAFPVSRFPDLQGTFEAGKIDNAYQVFRAGGADWLVLNLELWPRVDVVTWARSVVSSHPDANVIVLTHAYLEGDGSISGSNGGYGATSPQYLYDNLIKVYPNVKIVLSGHVGASAVRTDVGTNGNKILSLLTCYHSVTNPVRILEIDTAAGTATSTVYAPYTDTSFPLDATSTSGLSFVK; from the coding sequence ATGCGAGCCCTGCTCGCCCTTATCGGTGCGCTGCTGCTGATCGTCACGGTGGGCTGGGGTGCCAGTCCGCGCGCGAGCGCCGCGGACGCCCCCGACTGCGCATCCTTCGATGCGGACCTCTACCAGGTCGTGAAACCGACCACCGAGGCGAGCCTCGTGACCCTGTCCACGGTGGAGACCGGGCTCGCCGCCCAGCTGTACGGCTTCACGGGCGACGAGGGCGTGCTCGCGAAAGTGGCCGACAGTGCGGGCACCGGGCTCACGCCCGTCTGGCGTCTTTACCGCGCGGGCGACTTCGTGTGGGCGGCCGAAGGAGCGGACCTCGACGCGATCGTCGCGGCGAGCTATGCGAAGCAGTTCGTCGCGTTCTACGCATCGACGACGGATGCCGGATGCCTCGAGCCGATCTCTCAGCTCGCGCACAACGGCAAGCACCGGCTTGCGGCGCCGGCCGACCGCGACGCGCTGGTCGCGGCGGGCTGGACCGTCGACCGGGTGGCGTTCTACGCGGCGGTCGGCACCGCTGCTCCCGATGACGGCGACACCCGCTTCAGCATCGCCGTCGTCCCCGACACGCAGAACGAGATCACTTCGAGCGACACCCGATTCGCCAACCGCGTCTCCTGGCTGGTGTCCAACCAGCAGCGGCTCGACCTCCGCTTCATGGCGCAGGTGGGCGACCTCACGAACTGGGGCTCGGTCGATCCGGCGCAGTTCACGCGCGCGAGCACGGAGCTCAAGCCCCTCGAAGAGGCGATGCCGTGGTCGGGTGCGATCGGCAACCACGACACCGCCGCGGTCTGCCCCGGCGGCTCGGCGTGTCCCGGCGCGAATGCCAACCTGGCGGTGCGCGACACGACCGCATACAACGCCGCCTTCCCGGTGTCACGCTTCCCGGACCTGCAGGGGACCTTCGAGGCGGGCAAGATCGACAACGCCTACCAGGTGTTCCGCGCGGGCGGTGCCGACTGGCTCGTCCTCAACCTCGAGCTGTGGCCGCGCGTCGACGTCGTGACGTGGGCGCGGTCGGTCGTGTCGTCGCATCCCGACGCGAACGTCATCGTCTTGACGCATGCCTACCTCGAGGGCGACGGATCGATCAGCGGCAGCAACGGAGGCTACGGCGCGACCTCGCCCCAGTACCTCTACGACAACCTCATCAAGGTGTATCCGAACGTCAAGATCGTGCTGTCGGGCCACGTCGGCGCGTCCGCTGTCCGCACGGACGTCGGAACGAACGGGAACAAGATCCTGAGCCTTCTGACCTGCTACCACAGCGTCACGAACCCCGTGCGGATCCTCGAGATCGACACGGCGGCCGGCACAGCGACCTCCACCGTCTACGCGCCGTACACGGACACGAGCTTCCCGCTGGATGCGACCTCGACGAGCGGATTGTCCTTCGTGAAGTGA
- a CDS encoding glycogen debranching N-terminal domain-containing protein, with protein MSSGLQPFLSDAIVALRAPTQVWSSRTGDLGAQPIDGVYHGDTRFIREAELTYTVDGAASSPEPISVAEVSASTVEFGALLRGIDDRWPDPKVRLLRTRTVSAGAVRERLTVRSHLEASVSTTLRLRLAPDLTPLQDVKAGEPHSRDWRAERHEAGARVTGDGATMTLSAPDARIDVGDAVTLEWDVTCPEHGEWSAEWTATLDDPALVVRAGSPEPRWTGTDASAAVPTEIHVDPRLRRWSERALSDLDALRLALPHHPEDEFLAAGAPWFFTLFGRDSLWAARLLLPHDAGIAASTLRVLARLQGTATDPATAEQPGKILHELRAGQFVMPGEGIVLPPVYYGTVDATPLWVALLAEASRAGMPKAEVRALIPHLRAALDWIVTSAGDDGFLDYVDETGHGLSNQGWKDSGDSIQWRDGTLAEGPIALCEVQGYAYEAAMAGADLLDSLGEAGAEPLRVWAQGLRTRFAERFWVTTPEGTYPAIALDRDGRPVDTLTSNIGHLLGTGILDPDQERSIARLLTGASMSSGFGLRTMSTDAAGYWPLSYHGGSVWPHDAAIVARGMARAGCRDEALAIVDGLLAAAESFDFRMPELYAGDARSDTPLPAPYPAACRPQAWSAAAAIACLEIVRSV; from the coding sequence GTGAGCTCCGGACTCCAGCCCTTCCTGTCGGATGCGATCGTGGCGCTGCGCGCGCCGACGCAGGTGTGGTCCAGCCGCACCGGCGACCTGGGCGCGCAGCCGATCGACGGCGTCTACCACGGCGACACGCGGTTCATCCGGGAGGCGGAACTGACCTACACCGTCGACGGGGCGGCGAGCTCCCCCGAGCCGATCTCGGTCGCGGAGGTGTCGGCCTCGACGGTCGAGTTCGGCGCGCTCCTCCGTGGCATCGACGACCGCTGGCCCGACCCCAAGGTGCGACTGCTGCGCACGCGGACCGTATCGGCGGGGGCGGTGCGCGAGCGCCTCACCGTACGCTCGCATCTCGAGGCATCCGTCTCCACGACCCTGCGGCTGCGGCTCGCGCCCGATCTCACGCCCCTGCAGGACGTCAAGGCGGGCGAGCCGCACTCACGCGACTGGCGCGCCGAGCGTCACGAGGCGGGTGCTCGCGTCACCGGAGACGGCGCGACGATGACACTGTCCGCGCCCGATGCACGCATCGACGTCGGCGACGCCGTGACGCTCGAGTGGGACGTCACGTGCCCGGAGCACGGCGAGTGGTCGGCCGAGTGGACGGCGACCCTCGACGACCCCGCGCTCGTCGTGCGCGCAGGCAGTCCCGAGCCGCGCTGGACGGGGACGGATGCCTCGGCCGCCGTCCCCACGGAAATCCACGTCGATCCCCGCCTCCGGCGCTGGTCCGAGCGGGCGCTGTCCGACCTCGACGCCCTCCGGCTGGCTCTTCCCCATCACCCGGAGGACGAGTTCCTCGCCGCGGGCGCGCCCTGGTTCTTCACGCTCTTCGGCCGCGACTCGCTGTGGGCCGCACGCCTGCTGCTCCCCCACGACGCCGGGATCGCGGCATCCACTCTCCGCGTTCTCGCGCGCCTGCAGGGCACGGCCACCGACCCGGCGACAGCGGAGCAGCCGGGGAAGATCCTGCACGAGCTGCGTGCGGGGCAGTTCGTGATGCCGGGTGAGGGCATCGTGCTGCCGCCGGTGTACTACGGCACGGTCGACGCGACGCCGCTGTGGGTGGCACTCCTCGCGGAGGCATCGCGCGCCGGGATGCCGAAGGCCGAGGTTCGCGCGCTCATTCCCCACCTGCGCGCGGCGCTCGATTGGATCGTCACGAGCGCCGGCGACGACGGCTTCCTCGATTACGTCGACGAGACGGGTCACGGCCTGTCGAATCAGGGGTGGAAGGACTCCGGGGACTCCATCCAGTGGCGCGACGGAACGCTCGCCGAGGGACCGATCGCGCTGTGCGAAGTGCAGGGCTACGCGTACGAGGCCGCGATGGCGGGAGCCGACCTGCTCGACTCGCTCGGCGAAGCGGGCGCCGAGCCCCTCCGCGTGTGGGCGCAGGGTCTCCGGACGCGGTTCGCCGAACGCTTCTGGGTCACGACCCCCGAGGGCACGTACCCCGCGATCGCCCTCGACCGCGACGGCCGGCCCGTCGACACGCTCACCTCGAACATCGGGCACCTCCTGGGCACCGGCATCCTGGATCCCGATCAGGAGCGCTCGATCGCGCGCCTCCTGACGGGCGCGTCGATGTCGTCCGGCTTCGGGCTGAGGACCATGTCGACGGATGCCGCGGGCTACTGGCCGTTGAGCTACCACGGCGGGAGCGTGTGGCCGCACGACGCCGCGATCGTCGCGCGCGGGATGGCGCGAGCCGGATGCCGCGACGAGGCGCTCGCGATCGTCGACGGTCTCCTCGCGGCGGCCGAGTCGTTCGACTTCCGGATGCCCGAGCTGTACGCGGGCGACGCGCGCTCCGACACTCCGCTCCCCGCTCCCTACCCGGCGGCATGCCGCCCTCAGGCGTGGTCGGCGGCAGCGGCGATCGCGTGCCTCGAGATCGTCCGTTCCGTGTAG
- a CDS encoding sugar ABC transporter permease, whose product MTATATAPRRAGNPKGIRRGEAVAGWVFTLPVIIILGVFLLFPVLMALWVSFSDWSGRGSPFSSNVSFVGLENYASITTGDGLATRDFGTALRNNAWYVLLVVPIQTALSLFLAVLVNGALLRGRGIFRTAFYFPSVTASVAITILWLFLFSANGVINELLGFIGINGPNWTADPTGIVHNALGAVGVTDGPPVLTENGFLGVSWWNWLAGPSVAMLVYISMAIFTTSGTFMLLFLAALQNISPDVQEAAMVDGANAWQRFWRVTLPQLRPVLFTVLTLGLIGCWQVFDQIYTGSKGQPGKTTLTPAYLSYDAAFLDQHWGQGAAIAFILFAIIVFFTLFQRWVLRERPVSRRRARQYELPTRPATASPATVAANQVPSPPDAPEDAPAPKEGSR is encoded by the coding sequence ATGACCGCGACCGCAACGGCCCCTCGCCGTGCCGGAAACCCCAAGGGGATCCGGCGCGGCGAGGCGGTCGCGGGCTGGGTCTTCACCCTCCCCGTCATCATCATCCTGGGCGTCTTCCTGCTCTTCCCCGTGCTCATGGCGTTGTGGGTGAGCTTCTCCGACTGGTCGGGCCGGGGCAGCCCCTTCTCGTCGAACGTGAGCTTCGTCGGTCTCGAGAACTACGCGTCCATCACGACCGGCGACGGCCTGGCCACACGCGACTTCGGCACAGCGCTGCGCAACAACGCGTGGTACGTGCTGCTCGTCGTGCCGATTCAGACGGCACTGTCGCTCTTCCTCGCCGTGCTCGTCAACGGCGCCCTGCTGCGCGGGCGCGGCATCTTCCGCACGGCCTTCTACTTCCCGTCGGTGACGGCATCGGTCGCCATCACTATCCTCTGGCTGTTCCTCTTCTCGGCGAACGGCGTCATCAACGAGCTGCTCGGCTTCATCGGCATCAACGGCCCCAACTGGACCGCCGACCCGACCGGCATCGTCCACAACGCCCTTGGCGCCGTCGGTGTGACCGACGGACCGCCCGTGCTCACCGAGAACGGCTTCCTCGGCGTCTCGTGGTGGAACTGGCTCGCCGGCCCCTCCGTCGCGATGCTCGTCTACATCTCGATGGCGATCTTCACGACGAGCGGCACGTTCATGCTGCTGTTCCTCGCCGCGCTGCAGAACATCAGCCCGGACGTGCAGGAGGCGGCGATGGTCGACGGCGCGAACGCCTGGCAGCGATTCTGGCGCGTGACACTCCCTCAGCTCCGGCCCGTCCTGTTCACCGTGCTGACGCTCGGCCTCATCGGCTGCTGGCAGGTGTTCGACCAGATCTACACGGGTTCGAAGGGCCAGCCCGGCAAGACGACACTGACCCCCGCGTACCTCTCGTACGACGCCGCCTTCCTCGACCAGCACTGGGGCCAGGGCGCCGCGATCGCGTTCATCCTGTTCGCCATCATCGTGTTCTTCACACTGTTCCAGCGGTGGGTGCTCCGCGAGCGACCCGTGTCCCGACGGCGCGCACGTCAGTACGAGCTGCCCACCCGCCCCGCGACGGCGAGCCCGGCGACCGTCGCCGCGAATCAGGTGCCGTCCCCGCCGGACGCGCCCGAGGATGCGCCCGCCCCGAAGGAGGGATCACGATGA
- a CDS encoding LacI family DNA-binding transcriptional regulator: MAGRQPTVEDVARVAGVSRQTVSNVLNTPHIVRAATRDRVEAAIAELGYAPSMAARRLRTRRSHTIGIHLDPYAGGISGIVLDRFIHALTDRATPRGLRILVYAASSAGEEIDRIRQLREGGEIDRVVLTGTYEGDPRTEWLAENDMPFVAFGRPWGEPGAGALMGDPSRPWVDVDGAAGTRAATLHALAEGDRVAFLGWPPGSGTGDDRERGWREATGWIEATPPDLRWTSVDTVVKARAVAERALAETEVDAVVCASDTLALGAHLAASHGGRPDLVVVGFDNTPVAEALGISSVEQRPEQVAEAVLDLLVDDPASDGGTWHRLIEPELVVRSRDDL, encoded by the coding sequence GTGGCAGGACGACAGCCCACCGTCGAAGACGTCGCGCGCGTCGCGGGGGTCTCACGGCAGACGGTGTCGAACGTTCTCAACACGCCCCACATCGTCCGTGCGGCGACGCGGGACCGCGTGGAAGCGGCGATCGCGGAACTCGGATACGCGCCGTCGATGGCGGCGCGACGACTGCGCACTCGGCGGAGCCACACCATCGGCATCCATCTCGATCCGTATGCCGGGGGAATCTCTGGGATCGTCCTCGACCGGTTCATCCACGCCCTCACCGACCGTGCGACACCGCGCGGCCTGCGGATCCTGGTGTACGCGGCGAGCAGCGCCGGCGAGGAGATCGACCGGATCCGTCAGCTCCGCGAAGGCGGCGAGATCGATCGGGTCGTCCTGACCGGCACGTACGAGGGAGACCCGCGCACCGAGTGGCTCGCTGAGAACGACATGCCGTTCGTCGCCTTCGGCCGCCCCTGGGGCGAGCCCGGCGCGGGAGCGCTGATGGGCGACCCGTCGCGGCCCTGGGTCGACGTCGACGGCGCAGCCGGCACGCGGGCCGCCACGCTGCACGCCCTCGCCGAGGGCGATCGGGTCGCGTTCCTCGGCTGGCCCCCGGGCTCCGGCACGGGCGACGACCGCGAGCGCGGATGGCGCGAGGCGACGGGGTGGATCGAGGCGACGCCGCCCGACCTGCGGTGGACGTCGGTCGACACCGTGGTCAAAGCGCGGGCCGTCGCCGAGCGGGCTCTCGCCGAGACGGAGGTCGATGCCGTCGTGTGCGCGAGCGACACCCTCGCGCTCGGCGCGCACCTGGCTGCCTCGCACGGCGGGCGGCCGGACCTGGTCGTCGTCGGGTTCGACAACACCCCGGTGGCGGAGGCCCTGGGCATCTCGAGCGTCGAGCAGCGGCCCGAGCAGGTCGCCGAGGCCGTGCTCGACCTGCTCGTGGACGATCCGGCGAGCGACGGCGGAACGTGGCACCGGCTCATCGAGCCCGAGCTCGTCGTCCGCAGCCGGGACGACCTCTAG
- a CDS encoding extracellular solute-binding protein, with translation MKRNTAARSLAIGAFAATAALALAGCGQGFQDNGGGGSASDGALTSSDDSLSILIGSSGDAETKAVKDAVAAWSKESGVKAEVNTANDLPQQLSQGFAAGDPPDLFYLATEALAGYASNGSLKAYGDELKNKDDFYPSLVENFTYDGDFYCAPKDFSTLALVINKGLWDAAGLTDADIPKTWDDLTAVSQKLTQNGVVGLGMGQEYQRVGAFMAAAGGGLIKDGKAVADSPENVEALTYVKDNIASGNFAFAPDLGAGWGGEAFGKQLSAMTIEGNWITGAMSNDFPDVDYVVTELPEGPGGQGTLQFTNCWGMAADSPNQKAALDLVEYLTSADQQLAFSKAFGPMPSVQSAADQWKSDNPKLEAFLAGADYAQGVPTNEGTADVITDFNSQLQGLKTGDPAQILQTVQSNLEAIVG, from the coding sequence ATGAAGCGAAACACAGCAGCGCGGAGCCTCGCGATCGGCGCCTTCGCAGCGACGGCGGCCCTCGCCCTCGCCGGTTGCGGACAGGGCTTCCAGGACAACGGAGGCGGGGGAAGCGCATCGGACGGCGCTCTCACGAGCTCCGACGACTCGCTCTCGATCCTGATCGGCTCGAGCGGCGACGCCGAGACGAAGGCCGTCAAGGACGCCGTTGCGGCATGGTCGAAGGAGTCGGGCGTCAAGGCCGAGGTCAACACGGCCAACGACCTCCCCCAGCAGCTCTCGCAGGGCTTCGCGGCGGGCGACCCGCCCGACCTCTTCTACCTGGCCACCGAGGCCCTCGCGGGCTATGCGAGCAACGGCTCGCTCAAGGCGTACGGCGACGAGCTCAAGAACAAGGACGACTTCTATCCGTCGCTCGTCGAGAACTTCACCTACGACGGCGACTTCTACTGCGCGCCGAAGGACTTCTCGACCCTCGCTCTCGTCATCAACAAGGGACTGTGGGATGCCGCGGGCCTGACCGATGCCGACATCCCGAAGACGTGGGACGACCTCACCGCCGTCTCGCAGAAGCTCACCCAGAACGGCGTCGTCGGCCTCGGCATGGGCCAGGAGTATCAGCGCGTCGGCGCCTTCATGGCGGCCGCGGGCGGCGGGCTCATCAAGGACGGCAAGGCCGTGGCCGACAGCCCGGAGAACGTCGAGGCCCTCACCTACGTCAAGGACAACATCGCCTCCGGTAACTTCGCCTTCGCTCCCGACCTCGGGGCCGGATGGGGCGGCGAGGCCTTCGGCAAGCAGCTGTCAGCCATGACGATCGAGGGCAACTGGATCACGGGCGCCATGTCGAACGACTTCCCCGACGTCGACTACGTCGTCACCGAGCTCCCGGAGGGCCCCGGCGGCCAGGGAACCCTGCAGTTCACGAACTGCTGGGGCATGGCCGCCGACAGCCCCAACCAGAAGGCCGCCCTCGACCTCGTCGAGTACCTGACGAGCGCCGACCAGCAGCTCGCCTTCTCGAAGGCATTCGGTCCCATGCCGTCGGTGCAGTCCGCCGCCGACCAGTGGAAGAGCGACAACCCGAAGCTCGAGGCGTTCCTCGCCGGCGCCGACTACGCCCAGGGCGTGCCGACCAACGAGGGGACCGCTGACGTCATCACCGACTTCAACTCGCAGCTGCAGGGGCTGAAGACCGGCGACCCGGCTCAGATCCTCCAGACGGTGCAGTCGAACCTCGAAGCCATCGTCGGCTGA